ATCTAAGAAAACGCCATTCATTACCGGGCGGAGCTCGTCCTCGGCCGTAGCAAAGAGTGTTCGGCTGACGCCGTTAAGCAGTACTGGTGCTTCTATTGAGAATGTGGCGGCGTCGCTCTTCATTTCCTTTTGCTGTGGGTAGGTGTCGCCTCGTTGTGCAACAAATTCATACTTCCCATTTTCGTATAGCATGACTGTTGAGAGGTTGTTGTCGTTAACGTCAAACATTAGCGGCTGCTCCGGCAATTCCTTCAACGGATCCAATAATATTTTAGCAGGTATGGCGAATACGCCTTCTCCTTCCACGTTCAGCGCAGTGATCGAGGTCTCTAAGCGCGTCTCAATGTCCGAGGCGGTGATGAGGAGTCTACGTCTTTCTTTATCCAGACGAAAGAAGAAGCAATCAAGGATGGGAACCGTATTCTTTGAAGCGATTACTTTACTGATTGCCTGTAAGTGAAATGATAGTGCTGAGCTTGATACATCGAATTTCATGAGGGTCTATATTTTTTGATTTTGTACAGCTAAGTGAGATATAGCAATGTGGCATTGGCCGGGTTCGATTTCGCGGAGGGTCTAACTAAATAGTAAAAGCTCTTACCCAATAAGATATTGAGTAAGAGCTTTTACTACTTGCGATTCTTATTCAAAAAGACTATTTCTTGAAATATTCTTTTACGTCGTCATTCGGGATCATCTCTTCCTGAAAAACGTAGGCTCCAGTTTTTGGTGACTTAACCATTTTGATCACTTTCGAGTAAGTACGTCCGCCTTCTCCAGACTTAAACGTTGCGACGGTCTTTTTTGCCATGATCTACGATCTCCTTATTGATTACTTTATCTCTTTGTGTACTGTCATTCTTTTCAGAATCGGATTGTATTTCTTCAACTCAAGTCGCTGTGTAGTGTTTTTGCGATTTTTCGTTGTGATGTAACGCGACATTCCGGGCATACCGCTCTCTTTATGCTCTGTGCATTCGAGAATCACTTGTATTCTATTGCCTTTTACCTTCTTTGCCATCGCTTGTTTCCTCCTTTTATATGTGCGTTATAGTCAGCTCAAGAAACCTTGAGCGGCTGCGTTTTTGATTGCTGCATCGAGTCCTATTTTGTTGATGAGCCGTAATCCTGCGGCTGAGACATTCAATGTAACCCAGCAATCCTGCTCTACCCAATAGAACTTCTTTGCGAAGAGGTTCACGTTGAACTTGCGCCTTGTTCGCACATTAGAATGAGCGACGTTGTTTCCCGACATCGCTTTCTTTCCCGTAATCTGACAACTCTTAGACATTGCTTCGTATTTTCTATCTTGTTTATTCGGTGATGTGGAGACGAAAAAAAAGAGAATCGCTTCTCTTTTCTATTTATCTTCTTCCACTTCTTGTACGCAGGATGAGATTTGAACTCACACACCGTTACCGGCACTACCCCCTCAAAGTAGCGTGTCTACCAATTTCACCACCTGCGCATTATGAAAGGGGTGCCCAGAACAGGACTCGAACCTGCATGCCTCTCGACACACGCACCTGAAACGTGCGCGTCTACCAATTCCGCCACCTGGGCCTATTCATCTATTGCTGGAAAGACGAGCGTTCATTCATTTTATTCTTTTGCTGTATCTCTTTCTTCTTGTATTCTATGAGGCTACAGTGATTGGAGGTGTTACTCGTCTATAAAAAAGAGCGGAAGACGGAACTCGAATCCGCGACCCCAACCTTGGCAAGGTTGTGCTCTACCAACTGAGCTACTTCCGCTTATGTTTTTTGTCTCTCTCTCTCGATTGACGGGCGCAAAGATAGAGCCGTTTTCCAAACGTCCAAACGTTCTGCGATTATTTTTTTCTCGTGATTTCTGAGGAGAATCGCTGGCGGAGCAGGCTATCTTACTTATTCTGAGTCTGTCTGCTGTGGCTCGTCGGGATAAAGATCGATCCATTCGTAAGCGTTTCCGGTGTGATCCATGAAGCGAATGAAGCCCTCAAGTGGTAGAGTTAGGGAGGCTGTGTTGAGGCAGGGATGGAAGCTGAGGTGAGAGGATTGGAGGAGGTTCTTGTCGAGGAAGACGCGTACATGGTGGTCGGTGTCGTGGATGAGGGCGAAGGGGGTGACGGAGCCGGGCGTGACACCGAGGTAACGTAGCAAGCGGTGCTCGGAGGCGAAGGTGAGCTTGCCCTCGTGAAGGCGATGCTCGATGGCATGGATGTCCATCGAGCTGTCGCCGGAGAGGATGACGAGGTAGTGACGGTTGCCCTTGTGATTGCGGAAGAAGAGGTTCTTGCAGAGGTGGACGTCGCGGTCACGGAGGACTTCGCGGGCTACGTCGAGGGTGGGGAGTGGGGGATGCTCGATGTAGTCGAAGGGGATGTCGAGACGTCGCAGGAGGGCGTAGAGTGGGGCGGGGCCGATCATGGAGGGAGGGGCGCTTTACTCGGTGCGTTCGATGAGGGCGGTGAAGAGGCGTGTCATGACGTCGGTGGCTCGATTGGCGGCACGGACGACTTCATCGGCGTCGTTGACGAAATCGTCGGCGAAGTGGTAGCCTTCGTTCGTGATGACGGACATGCCGAAGACCCGTAGGCCGGCGTGACGGGCGACGATGACTTCGGGGACGGTGCTCATACCGATGGCATCGCCACCGAGGCGACCGTAGGCGGCGTATTCGGCGGGAGTCTCGTAGGAGGGGCCGGTGAGGCCGACGTAGACACCTTTCCGGAGGGTGATGCCTTGCTCGAGGGCGATCTCTTCGGCGGCGCGGATGAGGTCGCGATCGTAGGCGCGGGTCATGTCGGGGAAGCGTGGGCCGAAGCGTTCGTCGTTGGGGCCGATGAGCGGGTTGGGCATCATGTTGATATGATCGCGGATGATCATGAGGTCGCCGACGTGGAAGGTGTTGTTAATGCCACCGGCGGCGTTGGAGACGAGCAGGCGGCGGACACCGAGGAGGGCCATGACACGGATCGGGAAGGTGACCTGCTCCATGGTGTATCCTTCATAATAATGGAAGCGGCCCTGCATGGCCATGACCGACTGACTGCCGAGGCGGCCGAAGAGGAGGTTGCCTTTGTGGCCCGTAGCCGTGGAGCGCGCGAAGTGGGGGATGGCGGCGTAGGGGATGGCGGTGGCGTCGGTGAGGCGGTCGGCTAGGGCGCCGAGGCCGCTGCCGAGGATGATGGCCGTCTGGGGTATGTCGGGGATGAGGCCGGCGAGGAAGTCGGCGGATTCTTGATAGGTGGAGAGTGAGGTTTTCATATTCCTGTGAGGTGTTTGGGGGTTAGTCTTTTTCGTAGAGTTCGAGGGGGAGGCGGTCGGGGTCGGTGAAGAAGAGGAACCGTCGGCCGGTGTAAGGGTCGGTGCGGACGGGCTCGTGGGGGACGCCGAGGCGGTCGAGGTGACGGACGGCGTCGTCGATGTTGTCGACCTCAAAGGCCAGGTGACGCAATCCTGCGGCTTCGGGATGCGACGGCCGCGGGGGCGGGGAGGGGAAGGAGAAAAGCTCGACGACGTAGGTGTCACCCAGTGCAAGGTCGGCTTTGTACGACTGCCGATCGGCGCGATAATGTTCGGCGCGGAGGGTGAGCCCGAGGACGTCGGTATAGAACTGTAGCGATCGGCGATAGTCGCTCGCGATGACGGCTACGTGGTGCAGGCGGCGGAGGGGGAGGGGCATGTGGTCTCGGATGATTCTGTGATCAATGGGGGTGGGCCGATGATCACCCGGGGATCAGTCCCTTTGGGGCCGTCCCCGGATAATCATTAGCCTCGTGCTCCTTTTATTCTTCCGGCAGATGGATGTCCGGATTGCCATCGTCGCCACCCGGTTTCTTCGGATCCTTCGGTTTCTCGCCACCCGGTTTCGGCGGCTGAGGCGTCTCCGGCTGCTTCGGTTCCTTCGGCTGCTCCGGAGTTTTCGGATCCTTGGGGGCCTTCGGTTCCTTGGGTTGCTTGGGAGCGTTCGGATTCTTAGGCTTGCGACTGGCCAAGATCTGACGCTGGTTGCCCTTAATGTCGATCACAACCTTATTCATACGATCGACGAGCTGCTCGATCATCGCCTTGTCCTCCTCGGCCGTAGCGGTGAGGTAGGCTGACTGAATGTACTGGCAGACTACATCGTAGGCGGCGTCAGTCAGCGGACGCACCTGCTGAGCTGTCGGGAGTTTCTCGTCGGAGGTTTGGATACGGCGATCGGTGCGGAGCTTTTCGTACTCCTCATTGACGGTATGCAGTCGCGTCAGAACGTCGGTGAGGCCAACGGCTGCAATGTCCGCCGTCTTTGTCTTCATGTCGTCTTCCAAGCCGCGTATACCCACACTTTCCATTTCGAACGGGCGACTGCGGAGGTTGCTGTACGGTTTCAGTTTGGCCTCGAGGCGTAGCGCGGCTTCGCGGGTATCTTCCGTGGGCGAGTACTTCAAACCGCTAACGACATGAAAGATGCCGTCCAGCAGGTTGTCGCGTTCGTTGTCCAGAGCCAGCATTTTGGCGGTACGCTCGGAAACGGCCGATTGTTCGACGAGCTTCGTCTGCGCGCCGATCGTCGTGTCCCAAGCGTTCATCACTGTGACAGGGATTTTGAGCTTTGTCTGATCCACCGCCTTCACCAGTCCGTATTGCAGGTAGTGAAACTGGGTGTGGAGCGAGATGTTCAACATCTGTCTGTTGCCCCCTTCAAATTTCATGACCCGGGGCAAGGTCACTTCGAGTATTTTCATTTCTCTCAGGGTGTTTATTAACCATGCAAAGGTGCATGAAATGCCAAAAGATTCGATGCTCCCCCTGAATTGGAGCAAGATGTTTTTGAAGCAGAAAGGTCGTCCTCAAACACGAAATGGATCTCTGCTCCCGTGAAACACCAAAATGAAACGCGAAACCGATCGCTGATTTCCAAAAACGCCTTCCCGCCGCGGGAAACCGATCAAAACTTCCGAAAAACGCCTTCCCGCGGCGGGAAATGGGGTAAATTCTCCGAAAAACGCCTTCCCGCGGCGGGAAATGGGAAAAATTCTCAGAAAAACGGTTTCCCGCGGCGGGAAGGCGATAAAATCTCCCGAAAAACGGTTTCGTGCGGCGGGAAGGCGGTAAAATTTTCTGGAGATCGGTTTCCCGCGGCGGGAAATGGGGCAAAATCTCCGAAAAACGCTTTCCGCCGCGCGAAGAGCATTTTCAAGAAGCCGCCGTCCCCGCCGCGGGAAGCGCCCTCCGCCCGCTTCCCTGCAAATCGTTTCTTTTGCGCCCCAAATCACTTACCTATTATATACGTAACGAATGAAGATTGCAATCGTTGGAACAGGCTACGTCGGTCTCGTCACCGGCACCTGCTTTGCTGAGATGGGCGTCGAGGTGTTCTGTGTGGACATCGATCGCCAAAAGATTGAGAACCTCCGGAACGGCGTCGTGCCGATCTATGAACCCGGCCTCGAGGAGATGGTGATCCGCAACTACGAAGTGGGCCGGCTCCATTTCACCACCGACCTGACCGAGGTGCTCGACCAGGTCGAGATCGTCTTTAGCGCCGTCGGTACGCCGCCGGACGAGGACGGCAGCGCCGACCTCAAGTACGTCCTCGACGTGGCCCGCACCATCGGCCGGGCGATGAACAAATACCTCCTGGTGGTGACCAAGAGCACCGTCCCTGTGGGCACCGCTCGCCGCATCCGCCAGACCATCGCCGACGAGCTCGACCGCCGCGGCGTCACGATCGACTTCGACATCGCCTCCAACCCCGAGTTCCTCAAGGAGGGCGCCGCCGTGAAGGACTTCATGCACCCCGACCGCATCGTCGTCGGCGTCGAGTCCGACCGCGCCAGACGGCTCATGGAGAAGCTCTATCACCCCTTTATGCTCAACAATTTCCGCATCATTTATATGGACATCCCCTCGGCCGAGATGACCAAATATGCTGCCAACGCCATGCTCGCCACCCGCATCAGCTTCATGAACGACATGGCCAACCTCTGCGAGATCATCGGCGCCGACGTCAACATGGTGCGCAAGGGCATCGGCGCCGACACCCGTATCGGCAGCAGCTTCCTCTACGCCGGCTGCGGCTACGGCGGCTCGTGCTTCCCCAAGGACGTCAAGGCGCTCATCAGCACCGCCTCCGATCACGGCTACCCGATGCGCATCCTTCAGGCCGTGGAGGACGTGAACGAGGAGCAGAAGACCCTCCTCTTCCGCAAACTCTCGGCCCACTTCGGCGGCGATCTCCAAGGCCGCAAAGTGGCCATGTGGGGCCTGGCCTTCAAGCCCGAGACGGACGACATGCGCGAGGCCCCCTCGCTCGTACTCATCGACCGTCTGCTCGAGGCCGGTTGCCAGATTACGGCCTACGACCCCGTGGCCATCCCCGAGGCGCGCCGCCGCATCGGCGATCGCATCGCCTACGCCAAGAACATCTACGAGACCGTCGAAGGCGCCGACGTGCTCATGGTGGTCACCGAGTGGAAGGAGTTCCGCCTGCCCGCCTGGGCCCGCATCCGCAGCCTCATGAAGACGCCCCTCATCCTCGACGGCCGCAACATCTACAACATCGCCGAGATCGAAGAAGCCGGCTTCACCTATCACTGCATCGGCCGGTAATCCACCATCATTATTGATTATAGAGAAATGAAGAAGAACCTCTTACTCTGCGGTACGGTCGCCGCGCTGACGCTGAGCTTGGCGTCATGCAATTCGGCCGGAAAAGTGAACGACAACGCCGAGGCGCCGACCGATAGCACGGTCGCCGTGGCCGAGGCCCAACCGGAATCCACCGCCTTCGACAAGGCGGGCGTCTACACTGGCGTCATCCCCTGCGCCGACTGTGGCGGCATCGAGACGACCCTCGAGCTGCGTGCCGATGGCACCTACAGCCTGACCGAGATCTACAAGGACAAGAAGGACGGCCGATTCGAGTCCAGCGGGAAGTTCCAGTGGGACGCCGCTAACGCCTGCATCACCGTGGGCGAAGGCGACGATATGATCTCTTACATCGTCGAGGGCGACCACCTCATCATGCTCGATCAGGACGGCCACCGCGTCACCGGTGAGTTGGCCGACCACTACGTGTTGACTAAGCAGGCCGTGTAAGCGAAAAGCTGAAAACTGAAGCCGGGTACACGAGGGAACGCATCCCATCATGTACCCGGCTTTTCGTTTTTAGTTTTTCGCTCCGAGGATCACCATCTTCTGGGCGCGGGTGGCCTCTGACGAGCCCGCCGTACGGATGGCCGCGCGGTAGATGTACACGCCGGGGCGCAGACGGGCGCCGCGTCCGTTGGTCAAGTCCCACGTGACGGTGTAGGCGTGGAAGAGCTCCGACGATCCCTGCTCGGTGTGCTGCCATTGCAGGCGACCCGCCAGATCGTAGACGCCGATCGTGACTTCCATGCGTGACTCCGGGCGATTGTGGTCGAGGTAGAAGGTCACCTGGTCGCGGGCTGGCACGGGGCCGGCGCGTAGCTCGGTGATGGACGGTCGGAGTCCCTTCTCGACTTGGAAGGTGAAGGTGCGCGTGGTGGAGTTGTTGAAGATGTCCCACACCTTGAACTCCGCCGTGTGCGTCCCCTCGGCAAGGCGCGGGATGGAGAAGCGCACCACGCCCTCACCAGCGACGTCGGTGCGGTCGGCGTAGTAGCTGTTCAGGTTGTAGCTGAGGGCGGGATTGTTGTCGATGGTCAGCGTGATGTCGTGCCCGACGCTGCTGCCGGTGATGTTGATTCCCGAGGCGTCGCGCAGGTGGGCGACGAAGAAGGGCGTCTCGTTCGTCTTGTCGCCCTCGCTCCAGGTGCTGTCGTTGAGGTAGAGCAGGCGGATGTCCGGGCCGACGGTGTCGCGTTCGATCTGGGTGGCGGTGCCGCCCACGGTATAGCGACGGTAGGCGCCGTTTGCCTCGCGCTGCTGCGCGGCGTCGTAGGCGTAGAGGCTCATTTTCCCGTTGCGATTGGAGTAAGAGATGTCGGCAGGGACGGTGAAGCTGAGCGTGAACTGGCCATTGGTGACGACGGTGTTACCCCGGTGGATGGTGTTCGGGTAATCGGTGTAGGTGTAGGTGTGGCCCGTGCGGTTGTTGTTGAGCGTGGTGATCTCTTTCTCGCTGTCGAGGACGACGGCCGTCAGGGCGCCGTTGAAATCCGTGAGCCGCGCGCTGTCCAATCCGATCACCTCGCCCTTGATCGTCACTCGGTCGAGGGCCCGGAGGTTCACCGTCCCCTCGGTGGCGGACTTGCCGTTGATCTCTGTCACACGGATCCCGTAGGTGGGGAAGGAGAGCGTCAGGGCCGGGTCGCCGATGAGGACGAAGCAGCGGTTGAGGTACGACAAGTAGCCGTTTTTCATCCCCATCAGTGCCTCCCCAAGGGTGGCCCGACGACCGTCCGCGCGGCGTTTGAAAAGTTGCTCGAGGAGGATGCCATTCATATTGAAATTAGGCTCATCGTAGGCCACGCGCGAGGTGGTGATCAGCGCAATGCCGCCACTCTTCTCGTTGAGGAAGACATCCTCTCCGGCAGAGGTGACCGTATGATCGAAGGGCGTGAAATCGCACGAAGCCGTGATCCAGAGCGGCAGGTGGGAGTAGGTATATTGCTGGATCATGCTCTGGGTGATGACGTGCTCATCGCTCAGGGCCTGGGCGTTACCGTGGCCATTGTAGTTGATCAGCATGGTGCCTTCGCGCTGCAGGTTTCGGAGGGCGGTGACCACGTCGGGGTAGGCGCCGCTGCCGCCTCCGCCCGAGCTGCTCTTCTTATAAGCGTCGAAAAGGAGGCGGTGGTTGATGTACTCCGGGTAATTCTGCTCCACGAATTGCGAGAGGCGGTTGGCGTCGCTCATGTGGCGCGTCTTGTAGCCGTCGGTGGAGTTGCCGTCGTCGCCGATGAAGCAGAGATTGTTTTTCCAGGCGCCGAAGGAGGGGTTATCGATGTAGCCGACGACCTTGTTGACGGCCGCGCGTGCCTGGGTGACTGTGCGGACGGGGAATCGGCCGATGCCGAGTCGCAGGTTGCAGGTGCCGATGCGAGATCCCTCGCCGTCGTCCAGGAAACCGAAGTAATCATCCGTCACAAAGGTCTCGTGCTCCTCGCCGCCGCCCGTCCAATTGCCACCTAAGGAGAAGTGGGACTGGTAAGTGAGGAGGAAATTCGTCATGTCGATGCCCTTCCAGGCCGAAGAAAGCTGACGGTTGTCGTGCGACCCATCGCCGAAGAGCAACAGATATTTCGGGGCGTCGGACTCCGAGGAGCGACGGTCGTAAAACATCTTCATGAAGCGACGGATGGCGGTCGCATCTGGCGTGCCGCTCGAGAATTCGTTGTAGACCTGCTCGGGAGTAACGATGGTGACGCTGATCGAGTCGCGCTTCGTGCGGTGCTTGGCGGCCAGCCGCTCGGCTTCGCTGAGGAAGGCCGGGGGAGAGAGGATCACCATGTCGGTTTGCGGAAGGGCGTGCAGGTTTTGCGCCGTCACGGCCCCGACGGTCTCGGGGGTGGGGAAGGTCTTCGTGGGGTCGATCAGCACGAACTCCCGGAGGGTGTCGCCACTGGCGGGGATGGAGAACGTGAGCGCGGAGCCGTCGCGGCGTGTCGCCATGCGGCTGACGCGTTGAGGGTGGGTGACGTCGAGGACGATCATCGCCTCCGTGGCGCCGGAGATGACGAAGCGGGAGGCGGAACGCATCGAGGTCAAGTCGCGGAAGAAGGTGAAGGGCGCGTCGTAGGCGCGGAGCGTGCGGCGGACCTGGAGGCGGATGTAGTCGAGGAAGCTGTTGGCGGCCGCTGCCTTGTCGTAGGCCACGGTCACCTTCGGCGCCTCGCTCTTTTCGCCGCGCCAGGAGCTGGTGCCGACGTATTCGTGGGCTTTGGTGTAGGTCTCGTTGTCGAACGGGATCGTGCCGCGGAGCAGCTGCGTGCCGTCGATCGCGAGCGTGACTGTGCCGGCGCCCGTCACCCCGGTGTAGGCCACGAAACGGAGCGTGACTTTGCCCTCTTCGGCCGTGATGCCCGGCACGGAGAAGGGAAAAGTCTGCGATAGGGTGCTGGAAAAACTCTCGCCGAAGAGGTCACGGCCGGATCCGGTCTGCCCCAATTTCTGAAGGAACTCGCGATCCACCTCGTGCAGCAGGTGGTCGTCGAAGACGGTCACGTCGCGTGCGGCCGTGACGTCGGCGGAGGTCGTGCCCGCGTCGGCGGTGGGCGTGGCGTCGGTCACGAAGTAGTAACCGTGCGTGGCGTAGGGGTTCACCTCGTGGGTGAAGGTGCCGGCCTTGCGGTCGTAGGTCCACTTGATGGGGCCGCGCCCGTAAAAGAGGATGTAGTCCGCGCCTCGGTAGACGGGTGTGGCGGGCAGGTCGTCGACATAGCCGCCGTGCGAGAAGTCCTCGTCGAGGATGTAGCCGCCGTAGCCGTGGACAGAGACCTTGGTCGGGTCCGCGAAGCCCATGGCGCGGAGCTGGTCGTAGGTGAGTTTGTAGATGCCGTCGTCGGCAACGCGGACCTTCACCCACCGTCCCTCAGCCAGCGCAGAGCTGCGGGCATAGAGCTTGGCGTCTGCGCGCGCGGCCGTGGCGGTAAGGGCCCAGAGGGCGAGGGCGCAGCATATCGTGGTCAGTATACGTGTCATATGTAGAAGTTAGATGTAGACATGAGCGAAAAAGTGGGGCGAATCTATGGATAACGCGCCATGGATTCAAACGAAGAAGTTCGAAAAATGTACCCATCTCTCGCTGTTTTGAGCAATAAGAAATGCCTCGTGCCTGAAGGTCTCATTGTCCGAAACAATAGAAAACACCTTTTGCCCGAAGGTCTCATTGTCCGAAACAATAGGAGGAAACGAGTGCCTACGAGAACCGTTGTCTCAGACAATACTAAATACCTGATCGAGGTATTCGTGATTGATTGAGACAGCACTAAACAACAGTCATCTCATTTATGACTATCTGAGACGATCGTAGATTCTTTTCGCGCACGTTTGCTATTGTCTGAGACATTATTGAATACCCGGATCAGGTATTTAGTATTGTCTGAGACAACGGGATTTTCCTGTGGTGGAAACGCGTCATTGTTCAAGATAATGAGCGGTTCCGAGAGCAGACGTTACCCATTGTTTGAGACAATAAGAGATCCCAGTCGCAGACGTTTCCCACTGTTTGAAACAACGGGAGATGGGGGAAACCCAAATTACTTAATGTAGAAATCGAGCAACCGCTTGTCGCCGATGAAGCCCTCTAAATGGTCGCCGATGGCTACGGGGCCGACGCCCGAGGGGGTGCCGGTGTAGATCAAGTCGCCCATGCGCAGGGTAAAGAATCGACTGACGAAGGCAACGATGCGGTCGACGGGGAAGAGCATGTCGGCCGTTCGGCCCAGTTGCACTGTCTGACCGTTGAGGTCGAGACGGAAGGTGATTTGGCCGATTTCGCCGCCCACCTCTTGCAAGGGGACGAAGCGGCCGACGGCTGCGGCGTTGTCAAAGGCCTTACAGAGCTCCCAGGGAAGACCTTTGGAGCGCAGGTCTCGCTGCCGATCGCGAGCGGTGAAGTCTATGCCGACGGTCACCTCGTCATAGTATCGAGCAGCGAACCGTTCGTCGATGTTTTTACCCAGCCTGTTGATCTTGATGACGAGCTCCGTCTCGTAGTGCACCTCGTCCGTAAAGTCGGGGAGGAAGAAGGGCTTGCCATCTTTCAGCACGGGATCGGATTTCATGAAGATCGTAGGCTCCGGGGAGAAAAACGTGTGCTGTAGTTCTTTATTGTGATCGGCGTAGTTCATGCCGACGGCGAAAATCTTCATCGGGTGGTGAGGCTGTTTAGGCGATTGAACATGACGGCGAGATTGGCATAGATGGAGGTATTCTGCACCACGACGTTGTGGGGTACCCGGATGCGGAAGGGGGTAAAGTTCCAGAGGGCGCGGATTCCGCAGGCCAGGACTTGGTCGGTGACGCGCTGGGCTTCCTCTACCGGCACGGTAATGACGGCAATGGTGGCGTCGAGCGTGGGGCAGCGGTCCGGGAGGTCGTCGATGTGGTAGACGGGGATGCCTTCGATCTCGGTGCCCACCAGCTCGGGGCGGACATCGAAGCCGGCAACGATGTCGAGTCCGTATTGCCCCAGACCGGCGTCACGCATGAGGGCGGCCCCCAGCTGACCGACGCCGAAGAGTAGGGCTCGGTGGGCGTGCGAGAAGCCGAGGAAGTCGTCGAGGATGCCTATCAGGGCGTCCACCTCGTAACCGACGCGGGTTTTACCCGAGATGTTGATGTAGGAGAGGTCCTTGGCCACCTGCACGGGGGTTACGCCCGTCTCCGCTCCGATGCGGGTGGAGGAGACGACCGTTTCGCCACGCCCGCGGATCAGCTTGAGGTAAGCCAGATACCAGGGCAGGCGGCGGAGTGTGGGTTCGGGCAGGCGTTCGTGGCGGGGACGTTCGTCGGAGGCGGTCATTCGGGTTTCGTGTCCCAGTGGTTCTTGAGGGGGTTGGCGTACATCTCGAGCATTTTGGTGCGCAGGTAGGGCTCGTCTTTTTGGGGCAGGTCGATGCGGTCGAGTTGTCGCTGGAGGTAAGCCTCGAAGCGGGCTTTGTCGCGGAGGTCGTAGTTCATGCGGAAGCGCAGCGTGGCGTGTAGCAGATCGTAGGCCACGTAATTGCTTGGGTAGAAGCGGTAATGGGCGTAGATGTCGCGGTCGATAGCCGTTGCGGCGGCCGCGAGGAGCTCGTGGCGGGGCATGGCGGGGTCGAACTGTCGGAGGGTGTCGTTCAGGGGCGTGCCGATGGTGAAATGCACGCGCCCTTTGTCGCCCATGATGCCGGTCTCCATGCTCAGCAGGTCGTCGCGCTCGCTCTTGACGTAGTTCAGGTCGTCGCGCCTCAGTTGGAACTCTCGGGCTTTGAGGTAGTCGCAGGGGTCGTACTCGTAGGAGATGGCGATGGGCACGATGTTGAGCTCCATCAGGTTGTCGAGCAGGCCCTCGTCGCCCTCTCCGGCCATGCAGAGCATTTTGAGGACTGAAGTCTGGGTCTGGTCGTTGGAGTCTTTGGCGCGACCCTCTCGCTGGGCGATCCAGATGGACTCGTGCGTCTGGCGGAGGGTGTGGCGGATGTAGGCCGAGAGGATGCGGCTGTTTTCGAGCAGTCGCCGGGCCGATAGGTTGCGCTTGACGATGAAGCTGTTGTTGAGCCGCACCAGGAGTCGGATCCAGGGATAGATGAGGAGGTTGTCCCCGATGGCAATTTGGGTCATGTCGTAGCCCACGTCGTAGAGTAGGACGTTGAGGAAGGCGGCGTCGAGGACAATGTCGCGGTGGTTGGAGATGAAGGTGCAGGGCGCTTTGCCTTCGGGCAGTCGGCTGCGGCCGGAGATGGTCAGCGAGAAGGTGCTCCGCCGTGCAATGGCCATGACTGTCTTGTAGCCGATGGTCTGCTTAAATTCCGCCTTGGTGCGGCAGGAGCGCATCGTCTCGATGAGGGCTGCGCGGTCGGCATCCGGGGCGATGTAGCTGAGGGCGCGCCAGAGTCCGTCGGACGAGATCAGATCCTCGACGGCTTGGGGCACTTCCGCGTCGTTTACGGGGCGGATGTCGTCGAATGCGGGGGAGGGGTAGGTCGTTTCCATTGCGATGTCTCGGTGTTTATGTGGATAGGAAGGGTGAGGTGGGGCGTTGTTCAGCGGTTGTTCAGCTCGTTCTCAATGATTTCCGTCATCACCTCGGAGATTTGGAGACCGGCGGCGCGGATCTGCTGCGGGATGAAGCTCGTTGTGGTCATGCCCGGGGTGGTGTTTACCTCCAGCACGAC
The sequence above is drawn from the Tannerella serpentiformis genome and encodes:
- a CDS encoding DUF4295 domain-containing protein, producing the protein MAKKTVATFKSGEGGRTYSKVIKMVKSPKTGAYVFQEEMIPNDDVKEYFKK
- the rpmG gene encoding 50S ribosomal protein L33, whose translation is MAKKVKGNRIQVILECTEHKESGMPGMSRYITTKNRKNTTQRLELKKYNPILKRMTVHKEIK
- the rpmB gene encoding 50S ribosomal protein L28 yields the protein MSKSCQITGKKAMSGNNVAHSNVRTRRKFNVNLFAKKFYWVEQDCWVTLNVSAAGLRLINKIGLDAAIKNAAAQGFLS
- a CDS encoding prolyl-tRNA synthetase associated domain-containing protein; translation: MIGPAPLYALLRRLDIPFDYIEHPPLPTLDVAREVLRDRDVHLCKNLFFRNHKGNRHYLVILSGDSSMDIHAIEHRLHEGKLTFASEHRLLRYLGVTPGSVTPFALIHDTDHHVRVFLDKNLLQSSHLSFHPCLNTASLTLPLEGFIRFMDHTGNAYEWIDLYPDEPQQTDSE
- a CDS encoding purine nucleoside phosphorylase I, inosine and guanosine-specific — protein: MKTSLSTYQESADFLAGLIPDIPQTAIILGSGLGALADRLTDATAIPYAAIPHFARSTATGHKGNLLFGRLGSQSVMAMQGRFHYYEGYTMEQVTFPIRVMALLGVRRLLVSNAAGGINNTFHVGDLMIIRDHINMMPNPLIGPNDERFGPRFPDMTRAYDRDLIRAAEEIALEQGITLRKGVYVGLTGPSYETPAEYAAYGRLGGDAIGMSTVPEVIVARHAGLRVFGMSVITNEGYHFADDFVNDADEVVRAANRATDVMTRLFTALIERTE
- the gloA2 gene encoding SMU1112c/YaeR family gloxylase I-like metalloprotein; its protein translation is MPLPLRRLHHVAVIASDYRRSLQFYTDVLGLTLRAEHYRADRQSYKADLALGDTYVVELFSFPSPPPRPSHPEAAGLRHLAFEVDNIDDAVRHLDRLGVPHEPVRTDPYTGRRFLFFTDPDRLPLELYEKD
- a CDS encoding DUF6261 family protein, with translation MKILEVTLPRVMKFEGGNRQMLNISLHTQFHYLQYGLVKAVDQTKLKIPVTVMNAWDTTIGAQTKLVEQSAVSERTAKMLALDNERDNLLDGIFHVVSGLKYSPTEDTREAALRLEAKLKPYSNLRSRPFEMESVGIRGLEDDMKTKTADIAAVGLTDVLTRLHTVNEEYEKLRTDRRIQTSDEKLPTAQQVRPLTDAAYDVVCQYIQSAYLTATAEEDKAMIEQLVDRMNKVVIDIKGNQRQILASRKPKNPNAPKQPKEPKAPKDPKTPEQPKEPKQPETPQPPKPGGEKPKDPKKPGGDDGNPDIHLPEE
- a CDS encoding UDP-glucose dehydrogenase family protein; the protein is MKIAIVGTGYVGLVTGTCFAEMGVEVFCVDIDRQKIENLRNGVVPIYEPGLEEMVIRNYEVGRLHFTTDLTEVLDQVEIVFSAVGTPPDEDGSADLKYVLDVARTIGRAMNKYLLVVTKSTVPVGTARRIRQTIADELDRRGVTIDFDIASNPEFLKEGAAVKDFMHPDRIVVGVESDRARRLMEKLYHPFMLNNFRIIYMDIPSAEMTKYAANAMLATRISFMNDMANLCEIIGADVNMVRKGIGADTRIGSSFLYAGCGYGGSCFPKDVKALISTASDHGYPMRILQAVEDVNEEQKTLLFRKLSAHFGGDLQGRKVAMWGLAFKPETDDMREAPSLVLIDRLLEAGCQITAYDPVAIPEARRRIGDRIAYAKNIYETVEGADVLMVVTEWKEFRLPAWARIRSLMKTPLILDGRNIYNIAEIEEAGFTYHCIGR
- a CDS encoding copper resistance protein NlpE, translating into MKKNLLLCGTVAALTLSLASCNSAGKVNDNAEAPTDSTVAVAEAQPESTAFDKAGVYTGVIPCADCGGIETTLELRADGTYSLTEIYKDKKDGRFESSGKFQWDAANACITVGEGDDMISYIVEGDHLIMLDQDGHRVTGELADHYVLTKQAV